The genomic stretch AGTAAGGCCGCCATTGAAGCGAAAGCCGAGGAGTGGGCCACTGGCCAACTGATAGCCCAGGCCGGCGGCGTACCCCACATCAACTTTTTCGTAGCTGTCACGCACCTTATAGGAGTTATCCATAAAGGTGGAGGTAGCCCGGAACAAATAGCCAAACTGAGGACCGCCTTCGAGGAAAACCCCGGTTTCGCCCAGCCGCGCTTTGACCATAATAGGCAAATCCAGGTAGGAGAATACAGTATATATCTCGTTCACCAACTTATTCTTGGCCCCTTTCTGCGAATACAACAATTCCGGCTGCACGGAGAACTTATCGGTCACTTTCACCTCGGCCAGCACGCCGGCATGAAAACCCAAGCGGTAAGCATTGCTCGCGGAGCTAAGCTGTGCGGGGTCCACTCCCCTGAATTTGGTGTAGGAAGGACCCGCTTTAACGCCAAAACGTACCGTTTGGGCTGCGGCTACGGAAGCAGTCGTTGTGAGGAGGATGGAGAGGAAAATACGGTGCATAAAAAACTGATTGGTGTAGGTTTGCGCGGCCTGAACGTCCGCTTCTGCGCTTCTATTGCCTGCTGTACGAATACC from Hymenobacter canadensis encodes the following:
- a CDS encoding porin family protein, whose translation is MHRIFLSILLTTTASVAAAQTVRFGVKAGPSYTKFRGVDPAQLSSASNAYRLGFHAGVLAEVKVTDKFSVQPELLYSQKGAKNKLVNEIYTVFSYLDLPIMVKARLGETGVFLEGGPQFGYLFRATSTFMDNSYKVRDSYEKVDVGYAAGLGYQLASGPLLGFRFNGGLTRLNQPIISGGQIRATENMWNNAFQLYAGYMLGSK